In the Hyla sarda isolate aHylSar1 chromosome 9, aHylSar1.hap1, whole genome shotgun sequence genome, gcctccagctgttacaaaactacaactcccagcatgttggactatatagtataggtcagtgtttcccaaccaggggtgcctccagctgttgcaaaacaacaactcccagcatgttggactatatagtagtatatagtataggtcagtgtttcccaaccaggggtgcctccagctgttgcaaaacaacaactcccagcatgttggactatatagtagtatatagtataggtgagtgtttcccaaccaggggtgcctccagctgttgcaaaactacaactcccagcatgttggactatatagtagtatatagtgtaggtcagtgtttcccaaccaggggtgcctccagctgttgcaaaactacaactcccagcatgttggactatatagtagtatatagtgtaggtcagtgtttcccaacatggggtgcctccagctgttgcaaaactacaactcgtagcatgttggactatatagtagtatatagtataggtcattgtttcccaaccatgggagcctccagctgttgcaaaactacaactcccagcatgttggactatatagtaatatatagtataggtcattgtttccaaaccagaggtgcctccagctgttgcaaaactacaacccccagcatgttggactatatagtagtctatagtataggtcagtgtttcccaaccaggggtgcctccagctgttgcaaaattacaactcccagcatgttggactatatagtagtatatagtataggtcattgtttcccaaccaggggtgcctccagctgttgcaaaactacaactcccagcatgtttgactatatagtagtatatagtataggtcattgtttctcaaccagaggtgcctccagctgttgcaaaactacaactcccagcatgttgcactatatagtagtatataatataggtcattgtttcccaaccaggggtgcctccagctgttgcaaaactacaactctcagcatgttggactatagagtagtatatagtataggtcattgtttaacaaccaggggtgcctccagctgttgcaaaactacaactcccagcatgttggactatatagtagtatatagtataggtaatTGTTTAacaaccaggggtgccttcagctgttgcaaaactacaactcccagcatgttggactatatagtagtatatataggtcattgtttcccaaccatgggaacctccagctgttgcaaaactacaactcctagcatgcccggacagccattggctgtccgggcatgctgggagttgtagttttgcaacagctggaggtccactgtttggagaccactgcactttaGGATCCGGCACCATGTTATACATCTTTTTGTCTGTGCTGTCCTGAGTTCCCTCCATCTTCTTATCTCTCCGCAGACTTTTGCAGTCACCACCATGTTGTCGGAGTCTTTCCTCTGCACGGCGGTCTACCGTGAGCTGATGCACGTGGAAGAGCggaaggagagagagaaggagaagccGCTGAAGACGACGTCCTTTAGGAAGCCCGGTGCCTCTGTTCGCAGGGAACACGGACTGTACGGCAGCGACCTCTCGGGGGCGCCGTCACAAGCCTTGGCCATCCCCAAACGCGAGGCGCTGACCGCCGACTCCCTGGACCTGTACACCTCGTGGTCCAGCCCGTACGGCAGCATCTACAAGAACTATCCGGACCTTCACATCGCCGGCGACCACATACTCCACAAAGTGGACTCCGGCTGCATCTTAGACACCGACGGCGAGGACGGTCCGGTTCTGCTCTCGGCGGACATTATCAGCACCAGTCCTCCCAATGAGAACCCCGGGGGGCTCCCAGAAGAAGCGGGGGCCCCCAGTGTAGAAAGCCAAACCTTACCCTCCGCCCCCTTCTCCAACTCTGTTCTGAACGGCTTTTTAGAGAAGAAGATGCAGGAGCTGTATAAGCAATGTTACGAGGAGACGCTGACGGCCGGCGCCTCGCCCCACGCCGCCCTCTGGTCCACCATCCTCATGCACAACGTCCACCAGATCAGCCTGCAGATCTCTCAGGAGAAGAACGTGGATCAGGCCAAGGCCAAGCAGGCCGTGctgcagtgtctgtgctgcgcCACCAGCGGGGGGAGCTCCGAGTTCATCACCCCGGTACTACACATCTCCGGGCAAGACAACAACAAGACAAAAACAACGGCGCTGCCGAGCAACCCGACCGTCAACAAGAGCTGCCGGGGGAACAGCAAAAAGATCATGGCACATAACAATGAGTGACTGTGTAAATCCAGTCACATTCAGAGCTGAAATCGCAACGCTCCTGATCGTTCTGAGCTGCAGGACCTCGCCTCTCACTGCTGCCCCCTGCTGATTCATTGTCTGTACAGACGATTCTCTACCGCACCGTAATGTAATCAGATATAACAGACAACTccgtctctatgggggagatttatcacaacccgtgtagaggaagagtggggctgTTGCccgtagcgaccaatcagatcgcttctttctttttttaaaagttctctggaaaatgaaagaagtgatctgattggttgttacggTCAACGGCAccgcttctcctttgcatagattttattttaaatttcccCTATGTCTCCCAGAATGCACTAAAGGGATCCTATAAAATATGAAAACCATGGCTGCTTTCTACCAGAAACAGCGCCCCCTATGATTGCGTTGGTTTTCAAAGATGAGTTTTATTAAAGAGGAAACTGGACACTTGGGTAAATGACAATGATTCTCAATGTTTTTCTAATCTCATACCAGCAGATTAGGGAGTGTAGATCTGGGTGTTatcatttgcctcttagcccttgataaagccacagcctgtggcgaaacgttgggcgggcgggcaatgtgttagatttttaattgtctcacactatagactgtggactgcagccacagtctattttttcaattcacttctatagcatgcagtgtcatgccaatcaatgcattatggatcaatatgtgtgaggttattttaatcttggctcattaaacgttaagttttatattgggtgggaaatttagggtctcagtgaccgcttagcgatcaaatgttaatattattattagacATGacgtaagagcagaatagtgagtgcagctctgaaggtgactggaggataagatatcatataacagcagaatagcaaGTGCAGCTctaggggataagacatgatgcaaCATCAGAATTAGTTCAGCACTGGAGAATAAGACCTGatctaacagcagaatagtgagtgcagctctggaggtgactggaggataagacattgtataacagcagaatagtgagtgcagctctggaggtgactggaggataagacatgatgttacagcagaatagtgagagcagctctggaggtgagtggaggataagacatgatgtaacagcagaatagtgagtgcagctctggaggtgactggaggataagacatgatgttacagcagaatagtgagtgctgtTCTGGGGGATACAATATAATGTTACAGCAggatagtaagtgcagctctggagatgatTGGAGTAtacgacatgatgtaacagcagaatagtgagtgcagctctggagatgatTGGAGTATacaacatgatgtaacagcagaatagtgagtgcagctctggagatgatTGGAGTATacaacatgatgtaacagcagaatagggagtgcagctctggaaatGATTGGAGTAtacgacatgatgtaacagcagaatagtgagtgcagctctggagatgatTGGAGTAtacgacatgatgtaacagcagaatagtgagtgcagctctggagatgatTGGAGTAtacgacatgatgtaacagcagaatagtgagtgcagctctggagatgatTGGAGTAtacgacatgatgtaacagcagaatagtgagtgcagctctggagatgattggagtatatgacatgatgtaacagcagaatagtgagtgcagctctggagatgatTGGAGTAtacgacatgatgtaacagcagaatagtgagtgcagctctggagatgatTGGAGTAtacgacatgatgtaacagcagaatagtgagtgcagctctggagatgatTGGAGTAtacgacatgatgtaacagcagaatagtgagtgcagctctggagatgatTGGAGTAtacgacatgatgtaacagcagaatagtgagtgcagctctggagatgatTGGAGTAtacgacatgatgtaacagcagaatagtgagtgcagctctggagatgatTGGAGTAtacgacatgatgtaacagcagaatagtgagtgcagctctggagatgatTGGAGTAtacgacatgatgtaacagcagaatagtgagtgcagctctggagatgatTGGAGTAtacgacatgatgtaacagcagaatagtgagtgcagctctggagatgatTGGAGTAtacgacatgatgtaacagcagaatagtgagtgcagctctggagatgatTGGAGTAtacgacatgatgtaacagcagaatagtgagtgcagctctggagatgatTGGAGTAtacgacatgatgtaacagcagaatagtgagtgcagctctggagatgatTGGAGTAtacgacatgatgtaacagcagaatagtaagtgcagctctggagatgatTGGAGTAtacgacatgatgtaacagcagaatagtgagtgcagctctggagatgatTGGAGTAtacgacatgatgtaacagcagaatagtgagtgcagctctggagatgatTGGAGTAtacgacatgatgtaacagcagaatagtgagtgcagctctggagatgatTGGAGTAtacgacatgatgtaacagcagaatagtgagtgcagctctggagatgatTGGAGTAtacgacatgatgtaacagcagaatagtaagtgcagctctggagatgatTGGAGTAtacgacatgatgtaacagcagattcATTACTATAGTTTCAAGATAAACAAAGGGCAGAATTCTCTGGACATTTTCCGGGGATGTTGTTTTTGATCTCAGTTAATCCTTttgtgtttttgaggacatttctGATTTTCTAGCCTGAATGTAAAATCCTGACCTCAGTCTGATCACAGATGTACATACCGGGGTCtgccacaaatcttctgctgcatgTGACTATCATccttagtataataaaataaaatccaaatAAAAACTCTACAAAAATGATCCTCATCACTGCACTTCTAGCACAGACCCTCACTATAAAGATATTTCTATATCGTGCGTTCAATTCATTCAGATATATACATGTCAGCCTATTCCATATCTggatgtgtatggtggcctcttGGTTTGCCATTGACAGTAGATGTAGAGAATTGCCGACCATGTTGGATTTTAACAGCCTTATCCATTTGCCCGCGGAGTATTAAAGCAGCTTTCTCGTTCCTCTCTATTTACATGTGCATGTCTTTATGGGGAGGGATAGTGGTCAGGTAAACACTCATTTTTCTGTGTGTGGTCGGCTCTACTCCCGTTCTCTTAGGATTATCTCCACCATATTCTTGAGACCCTGGCAGATGTCTGACTCTTATTTGgcacaaaaactaaaaaatttcagatcccggacgagcccccacAATACAATCACATTGTATAGCAGTCAAAGTGCCACATCTAAAGAGTCCTGAAAGCTTAAAGCGGTACttt is a window encoding:
- the LOC130290877 gene encoding TLR adapter interacting with SLC15A4 on the lysosome-like; the encoded protein is MLSESFLCTAVYRELMHVEERKEREKEKPLKTTSFRKPGASVRREHGLYGSDLSGAPSQALAIPKREALTADSLDLYTSWSSPYGSIYKNYPDLHIAGDHILHKVDSGCILDTDGEDGPVLLSADIISTSPPNENPGGLPEEAGAPSVESQTLPSAPFSNSVLNGFLEKKMQELYKQCYEETLTAGASPHAALWSTILMHNVHQISLQISQEKNVDQAKAKQAVLQCLCCATSGGSSEFITPVLHISGQDNNKTKTTALPSNPTVNKSCRGNSKKIMAHNNE